Below is a genomic region from Procambarus clarkii isolate CNS0578487 chromosome 27, FALCON_Pclarkii_2.0, whole genome shotgun sequence.
TCAAAGCACTTGATTCAATAACCGAGAAAATTAAGGCTTCGCTTCTTGAAGGTCTGCGTGCAATCCTCACAACCCGAATGATTGGGCATTGTTTCTTCAGTCCTTTCCCCTATCCCAACccctatcctgtcctcgtatgGATTGATGAagcttaagccacccaaaagatgacaCGAGCATCAATAGCCCATAATGTCCTCGTATTCCTTCCATTTGATTATACAGTCACTCTGGCTTAGCATTATCTCCTCACAGTTTCCACTCCTACCTTGGATATGTGAAAAGAAAGGAATATACCTTCTGCTattcaacagtaaatttattcaCAGAGAAGGTTGACGGAACCGAGAGTTTCAgtaaataaacaaaaataacgaAGCGACCCCGCCATACTCTACACAAAAATACTCAGCTAAGTTCATCCTCATGATGGAATATTTACAGCTCCTTAGAGAGTGAGGACTGGACCCTTAATATATAATGTCTTCTTGTCCGCAGTAATACTAAATCGGTGACGCAATTAGAAGCGATGATTAATTTAGACTTTTGACACAGTTATATAAAGTAGAAATATAGTTTGGACTCTGCGAGATGGTGCATTGCACTCTGCGGGATTGTGCATTGCACTCTGCGGGATTGTACATTGCACTCTGCGGGATTGTACATTGCACTCTGCGGGATGGTGCATTGTACTCTGCAGGATGCAGCGTAGCATTGTGCTGGATGATGCGTCGCACTCTTGGAGTTACTGCGTCTTGCAAGCTTCATCCCTCAGCACTCTACAAAAGTGCTCCCTATGCAGAGGAGCTAAGTGGACTGAGTTTATTGGGCAGGGCTGAGCAGGCAGAATATCCCACAGACATTCCAGATTTACGTTTAATTCTGAGTAAAGAGAACATGTCTATTTTTTTCCTACCTTATAAAATTGTCATACAACTTTCTTCCTTTGACGTATTTTTTGCGCTTTATTTTGCTCTTTGATCAGGGTtttatttttgctgtttctttaCTTTTGTTAAAATATTTTCTCTCCAATCAATTTTGTAACTTTTTTATTATTTAGCCTTTTTCTCttgttttttttcctttattcacGTTTCGTCTATCATTGTTGTGTGTGCCTGTATGTATCTGTCtcagtgtctctgtctgtctgtctgtctgtctgtctgtctgtctgtctgtctgtctgtctgtctgtctgtctgtctgtctgtctgtctgtctgtctgtctgtctgtctgtctgtctgtctgtctgtctgtctgtctgtctgtctgtctgtctgtctgtctgtctgtgtcaatatttctctctctccctccccgtcCCTTCCTCACTCCCGCCTTCAGACCGCCATTTTTCTTCAACAAACATTCTTCATTTCCGGAAACTGCCTCCATTTACATCACTCTTCTACAGAACCTGCATCTGAGCGTACGGCTCCGACCATCTCccatccccaccttccccctTGTCCATGAAGCAGCGCTCCGGACGGTTTAGTAATagtctcccgctctctctctctccgccttcTTCCTCGCATATCCGCTTTATGGCGTCGGGGATCGTGCCCATTTTCTTCGCTTCTGACGAGCAGCGACATATCTTTGAGGGCGGCTCTTGGGGCCGCTTGCAGCCGAGGGAGAGTCATTGGCCAGACTATCCTGTTTTCTCCAGCTAGTGTTCAAAGGAGGTTCTAGTCTTCTCGGATACGGTAAGGGAATCGTCAattgcatacatatatatgtcgtcccTAGTTTCTTTCTGCACTAGAATAAGTGCCCATAAACAATTTcgattggacggtagagcgacggtgtcgCTTATTGCAATTCAGCGTTCAAACCcctgatcgtccaagtggttggcaacaattcctttcctccgtcctacCCTAAATCCTTATCAACCCTTATTCATTCTAAGTGTAGTGTAGTCGTAATGTCTTGGCTTTTCTCCTGATTATTACCTTAACTTGACCGAATGGGCACATGGAAATCTTTCAGGTGAATAGCtgtttattaataaaattttgcAACAGCCAAACCCATTTAATGAGGTGTCTAAATACCATCTGGAGGGTGAAGAAACACCAGATTACTTAATCTTTCCCTTTTTATTGTTCGACGTTACGTCAGCAACGTGACATCTGTCTGAGTGTTAAACAGTATATTATTGAGAATACTAGAATATTTCCCGTTTGTGCCATGTGATTTTGTTGATCACTGATGAGTAAGGTAACTTACAGAACTCTGATTGGTCAAAATATCAGACCTAAGTGGTTTCAGTCACTCAGATCCCAAATCAACTCTCTCGATACTTGCCCTGCTGAGGTGAGCGTAGGGGCTCATTCTACTTAGCGAAAGAGCGCCGGACCTTTCAAGATTGAGTGCGAATGTTGTGACTTTAGTTGTAACTTAAACTGCCAATTCGGAGGAATGGCATAACAGCGGTAAACTAGAGGTACAGACTGACAGGCTCCTTCCGAAAATTTGCGATTCTTGTAGGGGGACCGGGGTCTTCCAGATAATTCTAGTGCCAACAGACTAGCAGTAGCTCAAAATCTCTCACTAGTTTTACGTCTAGTACCAACATTTAGTGAAGACCTGGCACCAGCTCATAGCCTGACACTGAGTGGTCATAACCAGGCACTATGGCACACCCATGATGCTTCACTATTCCCCGGCTACAATGTCCGACCGCTGAGGAGCGGTCCGGAGCCTTGCAGGGGCGCCAGGCTGTTATTTGGACCAAATTGCCTACGACTGCTGTTCCATTTGCACTAATGCCGCAACGATTTACTTTaggaggtgaggtgtttgttTACACTTCCCACGCCTGCAGCTGTTGGACTCGAGAGCCTCTGTATAATGCCCGGTTCGTGGCTGTTTTAACGCGCCTTTTGCATCATATAGTCCTCACATGCTGAGGAACATGTCAGTGTTTATCAACATCACAGGAAACACGCAACGTAACAGTAACGTTGCAACAACGAAATTAGTTTAAAATAACGTTGTGGTTTGGCTGCAATTTGACTCGCAGAAGGACTTTGCTCCTGTAGGTGATAGGTTAAGATGGTGATCTCCGAGCCCCACTGTTCTAATGAGGAGGGGGGATTACTTGCTCGGCGGCCACCAGCATAGATGGAAGTAATGTGTAACCTTACTTCGGGTGAAAGGATAGGTGATAGACTAATTGATTTCTTCTTGTAGAGATATAACTCGAGTTTCAGTTGAATCATGGAATCCTATATATTCTTCTTTTATTCTTTCTTTACTAGTCCATCAAAATATGGTAATATCAACCAGCTTTTTATTTCtggttgttacggacccggatccgacgtccgagcacggagcaatgacgaccacgccatctgtgggtcagctcccgaaaccccctccaaatggacgacgacacctggcaagGACGAggtgtaccggccacaagggccagtttccagtcctgttcaactcacaacaccgccgctgctgacctctggtaaggtggtgctcagacggcagcgccatctatggagtggatatgtcgggcgtttgtgtctgagcctataagtgaggtgctttagtgtgtccctgttattgatgacgtgtctgcttacagagtcgacctgggactgctgtaagggaagttgaggcagtctacccaaggcagctgtccccataccttgtgctttgctgcagcagctgtgagtcgcctcccggaggaacactgtggtgttaccctgccagtgaagtggcagtcgaaggactgtcgtacccgggaccgactgctggagacgattgaccactggggtattgtggacaggagagtgatctgtggtatcacacgagactcctgactagggcgttaccctagtatcgctcgtggagtggcccgaccagcgttgctgatccggaacctgccagctgttctgctggacttgtggttgacggcctccactgcGGTGcctccagtggaactgtgttttggctggcctgtggctggggtagactcagcttttcgaaggattcgtcgtgaggccacgagagcaccgagaacttggcatcgaaaggatccagagtcttcaggagaagacgacagtgtaaataagtgttaatacccctccccctgtgtaaccttttatatattatttattggtgaaggtattaattataatcttaagtttttgcctttctttcccttccccttttattttacttgcatcacggatctcatcccttgaaagccactactggcttggggccggataccctacctctaataacatcagactacgaacccagttgcgacccgagagggccgtaacactggtTTAGACTTGGGAGCTTGTTTGTAGAACgttctttttgcttgaccaaacacaAAATCTAAgaccgattttgggtattttaatttCGTCCCAATTTCAAATAGTTTTGTTATTTCGCCATCAAAAAATTCAGGGCTGCAAACTCTCAGGGGCTCTGAGAAACATTCCAAAAAATACTGCACGCTTAACCTGAACATGATGAGTAGACTAAAAATCATCATGTTCCATATTTTGATGGACAAGTAAattttgccccagccctgaaaaaCCCCAATATTAACCCAGTGTTTAAAAAtagtaatacagttaagtccttgttaattaagaactcaccctcgtctgtagcaggttgtgtgtactccatCCCTCGTATTGATTGTGCACGTGTTTACATCTGCAAGACTGGTAAATCTCTTCTTCACGTTTAAAACAACATTCAAAtgttattcgtacagcccagcattcCAGTGCCTTATGTTTACATGCCAGTTTATTCGATCATTCTAACGACTTCAGGGGGGCGAAATGTATTGTTAAAGTAAGGATTTCGTTGAACAAAATGTGATTGAGTCCACTCTGATCAAACAATGCAACAACAGTCTTAATATAAGTAAGCCCTGGCATGTACAAACTAGAACCCCATATAAGCTTTAATACAGCACGTCATTAAAATATTGCATCCATTTAACATCTTTTTCGTCCCCATTATCCGTAggtttcatccccttttctttaattgTAAATTGGTCAAGGGCCATTATTCTTAGTTTTTTTGTGGTCAGGTTACTTGCCCTGGCGGGTATAAGGTCTGCCATCGGCGTTTCATTCTttctttacgggctcactatagcctgtgctacatggacgtgTCGTTCTAAGTAGCTAAACAAAAAAAGAAACTTTCATTATTCATTCTAAAAATGCTCTGAAGATGAATTAAATagaaaacgcgtttagcattctctatttttcacatgttcaCATAGTTATTTCAttgatcacctcactttgtggggccacgtgagcaatacaaatgcgaacaaactagaatggtccccaagccaataagccactgaaaactccacacaccAGAAGGATTCAAattccagacagccaggagcactatgcaccattaCGTACCTCATTCTTTACCCCCACTCGACgaccgtgactgtacaaaagtcgttggtagccgaggctatatccctAACGACCCGACGGCACTTGGCGGTAAgcgtgggcatagatatttcatcgaatcacctccctTTGTGGGGCcaagtgagcaacacaaatgcaaacaagctggAATGATCTCCAagcacatatgcaactgaaaactctacaccccaatagtgactctctctctctctctctctctctctctctctctctctctctctctctctctctctctctctctctctctctctctctctctctctctctctctctctctctctctctctctctctctctctctctctctctctctctctctctctctctctctatatatatatatatatatatatatatatatatatataatgtgtgtgtgtgtatatgtatatatgacagtgtcagaccacggaggaaaattgaaacaggaatttccttaagtactttcgtatattaatacttcTTCAGACGAGGAGTATTTTCgtgagatacacacacacacacacacacacacacacacacacaccttaggggcctcgtagcctggtggatagcgcgcaggactcgtaattctgtggcgcgggttcgattcccgcacgaggcagaaacaaatgggcaaagtttctttcaccctaagtgcccctgttacctagcagtaaataggtacctgggagttagtcagctgtcacgggctgcttcctggggtgtgtgtgtgtggtgtggaaaaaaaaagtagttagtaaacagttgattgacagttgagaggcgggccgaaagagcaaagctcaacccccgtaaaaacacaactagtaaacacacacacacatatataaatatatatatatatatatatatatatatatatatatatatatatatatatatatatatgtatgtgtgttttctgtaaactgtagcattgcaataaaatcaaataaaaaataataggggtggtaggaaaggaaaagattaaagtattcagtgtgaatccacaaggtcttctctgaacactattttcttcttcgaggatgtgggtccctttaattaaaccagtggtgttaccccttaatatatatatatatatatatatatatatatatatatatatatatatatatatatatatatatatatatatatatatatataaatatatataaagaaaatcATTTGTTATTCCCTTCATCAGAATCTTCCACGTAGTCATAACATCTTGATTCTTTTTGGATACGCATTCAAAAAATATCttcagaataaaaaaaaaaatcattttcgTGTGCTATTCTCTGGAAAGTTTACGATCACAAATACAATTGGAAGAGATGCCATATTTTCCTATTACTTTTAAGGAGGAGAGTCCCGGgaagtgtttgtgcgtgtgttatTGGCGTGATGCCGCCCTCCCTGGTTATCTCAGCCTATTGCAACAGATAGGCCGATCTTAGCTCTTCCCAATAGCACTGTTAAGATAAGGCCAAGTTATAAATTTTCAGTGTTTTTTTGTGTAAATGCGTGTAgatactgtgacacacacacacacacacacacacacacacacacacacacacacacacacacacacacacacacacacacacacacacacacacacacacacacacttacacacacacacacacacacacacactcacacaacagtAATAAATTTTCAAGCTAAGTGCAGTTCCCCGGATGTGCAGTTCAGCTCCCCTTGTGTCAAGTACATTACCCGTCATGTCAAACGCAGCACCCGTCATTTCAAACACAGCACCCGTCGTGTCAAACACAGCACCCGTCGTGTCAAACACAGCACCCGTCATGTCAAACACAGCACCCGTCATGTCAAACGCAGCACCCGTCATGTCAAACGCAGCACCCGTCATGTCAAACGCAGCACTCTTCGTGTCAAACACAGCACCCGTCATGTCAAACGCAGCACTCTTCGTGTCAAACACAGCATACCTCCGAGATGCTCACTGCATTTTCATGAGGCGCGAGAGTAATCAATGCCGTGTGTTGGTGTGTGCTTGGAGTAGTTCTCCCGACGTGGTCGACTTGCTGCCCTCCTCCAGGAGGTGAAGTGCGGGGCCTCTGACCTCCTCTGGTCTCTGTTCTCATCACGATAACTCTCTTCCTGTCAACGACTCGGGCCTCTCTTACAGCAGCAAGCTGGTTCTGTTACGTCTCAGTACCATTCAGAGTTATCACCTACTGTACACTAGTTGCTAGGTAAATATAGTGTTTACCTAGGCCAATATGAGCTTGAAACGCATTCTTAGAATATGTTTAATTTTTAGTCATGATGCAATGGACAAATACCTTCAGCCGGTTCGCTACAAGATTCATGGAggtgttgctgctggttggtGAGGGCTGAGAGGAAGAGGGGAAGCTGAGGGGTGCTGGTGTTGAGGGTCAAGTATGGGAAGGATGACGAGTATGATGTTGGGGTAGAGGTGGGGAGAGGCTTGGAACTGTAGGTAAGGAGGTTTACTAGCCTTGGCATCTGGCCTAGACAACTAGCTTTGACAACTAGCTTTGACAACTGGCCTCAACTACTAGCTTTGACTACTAGCCTTGTTTTACCTGCTTAGTTTGTATTTTATCTATTCGGTATTGTGGTTGATTTGGTgacgttggtagtggtggtgtgacgtaagtagtggtggtgtgacgttggtagtggtggtgtgacgtaagtagtggtggtgtgacgttggtagtggtggtgtgacgtaagtagtagtggtggtggtggttacctaTCAGTGAGTATGGAGGAAGGGAAGATAACTATCAGGAGCAAGaaccatgacgactatatagctattgaagggatcaggataaggatttgggatgcgacaggggagaggaatggtgtccaaccacttggacggtcggggattgaacgccgacttgcaagaAGCGTGATCGTCGCTTtattgtccagcccaagtggatgacCTTATagatgtggatggaggtggcttccacaacgtcTTCTCTCAGTGCATTCCTCTTGCTGACGACCAGTACAAGATACTGGTATTGCTTTACATATCTTCGATTCATTTGAGTTCCCCCTGTATCGTCTTGCATTTTCGTTATAATTTTAAGATGTTAGCTATCTCTACTTTGTCTATTCCCATAAGTATGATGTATGTTAGGATGATATCCTGTCTGTCTCATCTTTCAAAGGTTTTCAGATTTAGTTTCTTTATCATATTCTCGTAGCTGGACACTCTTAGCTCTGGACCAAGTCTTGCGGCTAATCACTGAAACTATAAGTTTGTTTTGCGCTGGTCAAAGTTCGGATACCAGGCTCGTGCTGCGTATTCCATTATTGGTCCAATATAAGAATCTGAAACACCAATAAGTATAGGAATATGCACCAAACAGTGCTAACTTAGCAGTGACTACGGTAGTTGACCCGGCCAACTAACCATCTTGTAGTCGTTTATATATAAATTACGTTCCTGActttcgaattctttgtcgaatcttgtCTTAAAGATGTGGATGGAGTTGACTCCTTAACTTCTTGTGTCAGTGAATTCTACTTGTTGATCACCCGTTGAGGATGGAAGTATTTCCTTTCATTTTtcgactcatttgcgtttccaaaTACTACTTAGATCCTCTTGATCTACTTTCTCTCAACATGAATAGCTTTTGTTTTTTCACCTTACCTGTTCCCTTCAGTATCTTCTATGTTGTGATCGTATCCCCCTATATTTCTTTGACCCTCTTGGGTTGTGAGATCTAGTTCCATTAGTTTATCctcatagcttaaccctcttaacTCTAGCATCAATCTTCTTACAAACTTCCGTTCTTGTTCAAATTCGGTTTAATGCTCCACAGAGGGTGGATTATATACCAGTTCTGAGTATCCaagtattggtctaacaaattATGTGAAGATTGCCTTGTGGAagtcctgatttaggtttctaaGCGACATCCTACTGTTTTCAAGCGTCTCATATGATGCTGATGTTACCCAGTTTATGTGTACTTCCGGTGGCAGTGGCGGtgagtgtgatggtgttggtggaggtggtggtggtggtggtagtggaggtgacggtagtggtggtggtggtggcggtagtggtggtggtggtggtggtgaagccgaCGAGAAAGTCTTAATTAAAGCCGAGGCGACGGATGGATTTTTTGTTCATTAGGCTGATGACGATGTCAAGTTACTTGAGTTTTATAAGCTTATCTCCTCGACTCCCGTGCCATGACACCACTCTGCATGACACCGCTCCGCATGACATACTTCGTCCTTGCCAAACTCATTGATATGGTTCGGCACGCCTTGACAAAGTTGTTTTCAGCATCTCTGCTGGCAACATCTTCGCAGACATCCCTGCTGACCTCTTCCCTGACATCTCTATTAACACCATCGTCCCAGCCAAAACATTAACAACATCGTCATCTTTATTGACAACATCGTCCCTCCATCTTTATTGACAACTTCGTCGCTGCCATCTCTGCCGACACCAACTTCCCAACCATCTCTGCTTACTCCATCTTACCTGCCATCTCTGCTGCCTTTGATCTGCCATCATTCCTAGTGCTCCTGCCATCATTTGGCTCCTAAAACTCACAAAACTCAGGTCCGTACACCACCTCCTGTGGTCGATGTCCCACACATCCCTACAACACCCATCACTGCCGTTGCTGTCACATATTTTCTGTAACTACTTAATAACTTTGCCAGCCCTCGCCTGCTCTCTTGTCTACACACTACACAATAACAAGCTATGTCTTATGAACATTGTAACCAATACTCACTCAAGGAGATCATTCCTCCTACAACCCCAGGTGTTGCCAACATCCAGACACCGAGGGTCACTCCTTCATCCTTTTTAACACTTGAGCTGAGTCATAAACGTTTACTATAAAAGGAAACATTGTAAACgtgaatattaaaatatataaacattGGAACTGAAGCATATAGATTTAAAggcggacacacactcacacacacacacataaacatacacacacatacacacacacacacacacatacagacacacacacacacacacacacacacacacacacacacacacacacacacacacacacacacagtcattgTCATTGAGGCAATGACggtgatgggtgagggtgtgtggggaggatTAGTGTAGGAGGGTTATGGAAGGTTGAGGGGCCTATGGTTGGGAGGCTGTGAGTGTACTGTTGGTGCTATGGTGGGAGGGTGGAGGGGCGAGAGAAGGGGGTGGGGAGTTGTCTTGGTGTAGGGCGTAGTGTTTTTCACACTTGAGTGTCAGAAAACTAGTTTTCtagaaaagagaagggtgggcagactgtaccTCTTACAGCACAATATCTCAAATAACCAATAATAATTTGCTAAGGTGAAAATTGGATTTGATGCATAATTTAAAGTTAAATGAATAAGTTCAGTTTATCCATATTCTACAACCACATAAAGGAGAAATTCACAAGCACGTACTGGTATTGATCAACATTTACGTCAAAGAAAATATATTCTGATATGGCAGTTGGCACTCTCAGTTAAAAACCAACAAAAACAGAGTGCAATTTCGTCCTGTTTTCATCTATTGAAGCCAAGTAAAATGTGCTGCCTCAATGACTTGTTCATCATGAGCTGTTTCACTGACTTGTTCACCATGTGCTGCCTCATTGACTTGTTCATCATGTGTTGCCTCATTGACTTGTTCATCATGTGTTGCCTCATTGACTTGTTCATCATGTGTTGCCTCATTGACTTGTTCATCATGAGCTGTGTCACTGACTTGTTCATCATGTGTTGCCTCATTGACTTGTTCATCATGAGCTGTGTCACTGACTTGTTCATCATGTGTTGCCTCATTGACTTGTTCATCATGTGTTGCCTCATTGACTTGTTCATCATGAGCTGTGTCACTGACTTGTTCATCATGTGTTGCCTCATTGACTTGTTCATCATGAGCTGTGTCACTGACTTGTTCATCATGTGATGCCTCGATGAGTTGTTCATCATGTGCTGCCTCGATAAATTGTTCATCATGTTCTGCCTTAATGACGTGTTCATCATGTGCTGCCTTGATGACTCatgaatatatttatattcaTTGGCTGAGGATCAACTTGCAGGTTTGTATCCTAtaatgggaagggtgtgtgtggggaagggggggggggggtattttacCCTCCGTTATTCACTACCAATATTAGTAAACAATTAAGAATAACTTTTTTTAGGAATCAGCAAATGAATGTGGAACGTGGGATTTTTTCTTCTTAAAAAACAAATATGCTTTGAATAAAATGGTAgcaatacaattattattattattattattattattattattattattattattattattattattattattattattattattattattattatcgttattattattattattattattattattattattattattattattattattattattattattattatgtgcgttgtgcatgtgcgttgctgagcaacaatatatatgtttaatGTCCCCCAGTTCTCCTTGCTAttcaccccttcccccttcccaacAATTCCTCAGTCCCGATCCCCTCATACTCCCAGcctttccccactcccccatcccctcgttctcctCATCATTACTCCCTCCTGTCACCTTGTCACCTTGTCCTAGCCACAATCCCCAACTCGATCGTCCCTTCGCCCTCCCCACTCcgtcatcccctcgtcctccccaccattaccccctcccctgtcaccttgtcctccccaccatcaaccacttctttccctcgtccaccccaccaaTCCCCACTCCCttatctgatgcattcccaaatgatctgatgttcccaccagaaaattaggaacatcaaaTGAGCTGATTTTCTCATCActtaaaaataagaagaacagttaaaaaaacgaaatgaaaaacaatgaaaaaataaaaaaataagctatactcatgaaatgaacggtatggtaaacaacacagctcaattccaaggcaatggcacacaaaataattcaataaaaataaaaataaacaaaaatcaatgaaaattcaatttatcaatgaaatcggaaacactgaaatggaatcgtaacatatttagtaatagcatgtgttgctattacgtgtaaCAGGtgtcgctgtttttcaaaaaatcgTGTTTTTAATTGTCACAGATatgtcatctatatagtaggtatataaaaacacgcgtgtaTTAGAATGGAtcgttgagtcaaaatttcaaagcaatcggtgaacaacttttggagattataacgtgtgttgctcttacgtccaatagATGACACTGTTTTTccaaaatgcatgtttttttttcCTGCCACAGGTACTATAagagtatgtatgtatatagtaggtataaaatcacgctcctattcgaacgcaacgttgtgtcaaagtttcaaagcaatcgatcaagaggtttcgaagatttccgtcACATGCAAAACACAcgaaaaaacacagtttaaataaaagcatgtttttttttccaatcacaga
It encodes:
- the LOC138369186 gene encoding probable elastin-binding protein EbpS, producing MHFGKTVSSIGLIKAAHDEHVIKAEHDEQFIEAAHDEQLIEASHDEQVSDTAHDEQVNEATHDEQVSDTAHDEQVNEATHDEQVNEATHDEQVSDTAHDEQVNEATHDEQVSDTAHDEQVNEATHDEQVNEATHDEQVNEATHDEQVNEAAHGEQVSETAHDEQVIEAAHFTWLQ